Genomic DNA from Ruminococcus sp. OA3:
GTCAGGCGCTTACGCTAAATCAGGCGCTTCGCATGTGTACTTATAATGGGGCCTGGGCCACCTTCGATGAGAAACTGCGCGGAAGCCTGGAAGCAGGCAAACTGGCCGATATGGTACTGCTTTCCGCAAATCCCTATGAGGTTCCCAGAGAGCGTCTGCTGGAGCTTCAGGTCAGACGCCTGTATCTTCAGGGCACCCCTTATCGCAGGCAGAGCCGGTCTGCCGCCGGCGCTTTGTTAACCGGTATCTTTTCACGCAATGTCAGCTAGTCAGGTAAGAAGTTTTTATGAATTCCCCCTGTATTCTCTCTGCAGTGGATAGACAAAAAGAAATCCGGGCATTAAACTTATAGAAAGCAAACAGATCGGAGGCTCTATAAAATGAACCAGATTATGACAGGACAACTTATTATGAAAAAACGCAGGGAAAGGAATCTGACACAGGAACAGCTTGCCCGGAAACTAAACTTATCAAATAAAACCATCTCAAAATGGGAAACGGGTAAGAGTATGCCTGATTATGGAGTTATAGAATCATTGTGCGAAGAGCTGGAAATAACCGTTGCAGAATTGATGGACGGTGAAATGAATGAAAAAAACCGTATCCGTATTGGTGAAGAGCAAAAAATGCTGGAAATGCTAAAACGGATACAAAATCTGGAACAGCAAAGGAGTATCATACTGGGGATTATGCTTATCTGCACAGGTATTACATTTTTTTTGATTTCACGTCAGTTTGGCGGGACCACCATCCGTGATTTAATTTCAGGTATTCTGCTGGGACTGTCTGTTGCAGAATCACTGACCGGCGTTTATATCATTGCGCGATCATCCGGAAACTGAAGAAGTCCGTCACGGATATATGATTTCATGTACCTGCCCGGCATCATGCTGCGCAGGTGCATGTCGTATATCCCGCTCCACAATATTTTCCGTGCAAACAGATGTCAGGGCATGGCTGCACTTACCAGATGTCCGACAGGCACCACGCAGAGCGCACAGAAAAGTATCGCACCGGACAATACCGCATATTGTACAAGCGGCAGCTGGCGGCGCTGCTGCACAATATTGAGTACAAATACGATTGCCATCCACAGCATAAACACGCTGGTCAAAATCCGTTTTACGGTAAACCCATATGCCGAAATATACAGCAGCATCTTACTGGCGGCAGTGAGAATCAGCAGAAGTGTCAGCACAGACATCAGTACATTCAGCCAGCGGAGTACTTTATTTTCCCTGCGCACCGTTTTGGAAAAAGAATTGGCGCCCAGCAATACCGCGATATTCAGCAATGAGATTTGGCACAGCTCGAAAAATCCCTGCCTGGCATATTCCGCATAAGTGAAATTTTCCGGTCTGAGCCCCGCAAATGCCGAGAACAGATAAGAACTCTGCAGTACGATAAACACCAGATAAGCCGCA
This window encodes:
- a CDS encoding helix-turn-helix transcriptional regulator, with the protein product MNQIMTGQLIMKKRRERNLTQEQLARKLNLSNKTISKWETGKSMPDYGVIESLCEELEITVAELMDGEMNEKNRIRIGEEQKMLEMLKRIQNLEQQRSIILGIMLICTGITFFLISRQFGGTTIRDLISGILLGLSVAESLTGVYIIARSSGN